A single Atribacteraceae bacterium DNA region contains:
- a CDS encoding rubredoxin has translation MDKYICTVCGYVYDPKNGDPDAGVNPGTEFENLPEDWVCPVCGVGKDQFEKA, from the coding sequence ATGGACAAATACATCTGTACAGTATGCGGATATGTATACGACCCAAAAAACGGTGATCCCGATGCCGGCGTCAACCCGGGAACGGAGTTCGAGAACCTGCCCGAGGACTGGGTGTGTCCGGTGTGCGGTGTAGGAAAAGACCAGTTCGAAAAAGCCTGA
- a CDS encoding DUF6671 family protein, with protein sequence MTTQSPDNNDHGGTTYRGRKVALLTQHGKEQVIAPVLEAYLGCHVRRVSGYDTDRLGTFTREIPRAGTQLEAARKKGRIGMELSGLSLGLASEGSFGPDPITGLLPWNLELLIWIDENLGIEVAGYASGQTNFSHRLTASWDEAKQFARDAGFPGHWLVVRPEGEEHPHIRKGIAGWDELEKEFRWASDRASDGRVFLETDMRAHANPTRMEMIASAARDLAQKLCTRCPACGTPGFSAAERIPGLPCEDCGAPTMETRAEAHRCVRCGHQLIVEINEPKTASAARCDYCNP encoded by the coding sequence ATGACAACTCAATCACCGGACAACAACGACCATGGCGGAACCACCTATCGCGGCAGAAAAGTAGCCTTGCTTACTCAGCATGGCAAAGAACAGGTGATTGCGCCGGTACTGGAGGCGTACCTTGGTTGTCATGTACGGCGGGTGAGCGGTTATGATACTGACCGGCTGGGTACCTTCACGCGCGAAATTCCACGGGCCGGCACTCAACTTGAGGCCGCCCGTAAAAAGGGACGTATCGGGATGGAGCTGTCCGGGCTGTCTCTGGGACTGGCCAGCGAAGGGTCATTCGGACCCGACCCGATCACCGGCCTGTTGCCATGGAACCTGGAGTTATTGATCTGGATCGACGAGAATTTGGGTATTGAGGTAGCAGGCTACGCCTCCGGGCAGACTAACTTCTCCCACCGGCTTACTGCCAGTTGGGATGAGGCAAAACAGTTTGCCCGCGACGCCGGTTTTCCCGGACATTGGCTGGTCGTCCGCCCCGAGGGTGAGGAACACCCCCACATCCGCAAGGGAATCGCCGGTTGGGATGAGTTGGAAAAAGAATTTCGCTGGGCCTCCGACCGGGCGAGTGACGGTCGTGTCTTTCTCGAGACGGATATGCGCGCCCATGCCAATCCAACCCGCATGGAAATGATTGCTTCAGCTGCCCGGGACTTGGCCCAAAAGCTTTGCACCCGCTGTCCGGCCTGTGGTACGCCAGGCTTTAGCGCGGCTGAGCGTATCCCCGGTCTGCCGTGTGAAGACTGTGGTGCCCCCACCATGGAAACACGAGCCGAGGCACACCGTTGCGTGCGGTGTGGACATCAACTTATCGTGGAAATAAACGAGCCAAAGACAGCTTCGGCAGCGCGATGCGATTACTGTAACCCTTGA
- a CDS encoding PspC domain-containing protein has translation MKKVYRSRKNQILGGVCAGLAKYFDIDPIILRLVAVALIFAGGAAIIAYIIAWIIIPEEPRERGKAGEEETQDVVLDVEQEKENSESRKNKNLELLAWVLVVIGIIWAARYAFTWWLPTLHLGGRVFTPVVLIILGVVILLWKKR, from the coding sequence GTGAAGAAAGTCTATAGAAGCCGGAAAAACCAAATCCTGGGAGGGGTCTGTGCGGGATTGGCCAAGTATTTCGACATCGACCCGATCATCCTGCGGTTGGTGGCGGTAGCGCTGATCTTTGCCGGTGGGGCGGCGATCATCGCCTACATTATTGCCTGGATAATCATTCCCGAAGAACCGCGGGAACGGGGGAAGGCGGGAGAAGAAGAAACCCAAGATGTTGTTCTGGATGTTGAACAGGAAAAAGAAAATTCCGAATCAAGAAAAAACAAGAATCTGGAACTCCTGGCTTGGGTTCTGGTGGTTATCGGGATTATTTGGGCGGCCCGTTATGCCTTTACCTGGTGGCTTCCCACCCTTCATCTGGGCGGTCGGGTGTTTACTCCCGTCGTTCTCATCATCCTGGGTGTTGTCATCCTGCTATGGAAAAAGAGATGA
- a CDS encoding tetratricopeptide repeat protein — MCYTKSWKVLLSACLCVVFFLSGIAFAQPDVLPPGSQDEAREGYAQTMFDQGLNLYQVGRNTEAIQFFMEAVSTMPQFTKAWFWLARTYMEQNMVDEAIWAWRKVVELDPTDTRAAYFFRKVQSWRQYGKEAWEAYEQGHIAYQRQDFSQAVSHFRQATQANASFEQAWYWRGIASLKLGDETDAAQSLQRVLSLNPDNPEARYWLGRAQR, encoded by the coding sequence ATGTGCTACACCAAATCCTGGAAGGTCCTATTGAGTGCCTGCCTCTGTGTCGTCTTTTTTCTGTCCGGGATTGCTTTCGCCCAACCGGACGTCCTTCCGCCGGGCAGTCAGGATGAAGCAAGGGAAGGTTATGCGCAAACTATGTTTGACCAGGGATTAAACCTGTATCAAGTCGGGAGGAATACAGAGGCGATCCAGTTCTTTATGGAAGCGGTCTCCACGATGCCTCAGTTCACCAAAGCCTGGTTCTGGCTGGCCAGAACCTATATGGAACAGAACATGGTGGATGAAGCAATCTGGGCCTGGCGGAAAGTGGTCGAGCTCGATCCAACCGATACGCGGGCCGCTTATTTTTTCCGGAAAGTGCAAAGCTGGAGGCAGTATGGAAAAGAAGCTTGGGAAGCTTATGAACAGGGTCATATCGCTTATCAGCGTCAGGACTTTTCCCAGGCGGTCAGTCATTTTCGCCAGGCCACCCAGGCGAATGCTTCGTTTGAGCAGGCCTGGTACTGGCGGGGGATTGCCTCGTTGAAGCTGGGGGATGAGACTGATGCCGCACAATCCCTCCAACGGGTGTTGAGCCTGAACCCGGATAATCCAGAAGCCAGGTACTGGCTGGGCCGGGCCCAAAGGTAG
- a CDS encoding DUF4342 domain-containing protein: MRQCSEREERTWREEIELNAKDLVERIRELIREGNVRHLTIKKENGELLLEIPLSTGLIAGGLVTLAAPVLAALGALAALLTRVRVEVVRIDQTGKKDDAGNPGV; the protein is encoded by the coding sequence ATGAGACAATGTTCTGAGAGAGAGGAAAGAACTTGGCGGGAAGAGATTGAGCTGAACGCGAAAGATCTGGTGGAACGCATCCGGGAATTGATTCGGGAAGGGAATGTCCGTCACCTGACTATAAAAAAGGAGAACGGTGAACTACTATTGGAGATTCCCCTGAGTACGGGCTTGATTGCTGGCGGATTGGTAACCCTGGCCGCTCCCGTTCTTGCAGCGCTGGGTGCGTTGGCAGCCCTCCTGACCCGTGTGCGGGTGGAAGTTGTACGGATCGACCAGACCGGCAAGAAAGATGATGCCGGAAATCCCGGGGTTTAG
- a CDS encoding family 10 glycosylhydrolase, with protein sequence MKKNLSNFSLGHAVVLWFLVFLCLAFSLSNPRQAKAAGTTLPETRGVWLDVRSIPRNEAEIDLIVDRLHGANFNTIFVECFYIGETIYPSPYLESLGMNRQRGAFIGMDPLQALLSSARKRGMSVHAWLHLFYIGLNEPGPVLAVHPEWRSINRDGTTGYRRGVNFFYWICPTQPGVVDFYRGLVEELVTHYPIDGVQIDYVEIPDLSRADAGYSEFARNEFAAEHGVDPLTLDPYLHPQLYTQWIRYRTEQVTAVVAGIAESVRAIRPDVIISASIMPQGMPIERNPSYFQDWHRWAENGYIDVVIPMAYSSRVNEMRGMLVWVEHFLRGSAPYFAGLQAYRLDSPEDLTVQVNAARSHNPSGVVVFAWPYLTDTSLTLLRQVSFPVPAFPLSREDLVALRPLKPSDPVAYRHEQPRRIEARFLRDAPPLDAPLSHPAWQSLSWQGEFSLITGEGAAVEQSIVAAGYDREHLYIVLPVNDAHPNTVKATVTRRDGPVFYDDSIEVFLDPGRTLSFYYQLAVNTLETQYDSYSRVGPGWNGSWQARVSRAETGWTAILAVPFTELGRETPRGGEVWGINFNRTMIRTGEFSGWSYTPGTFHAPSFFGEIMFLE encoded by the coding sequence ATGAAAAAAAACCTGTCGAACTTTTCTCTCGGTCATGCAGTGGTCCTCTGGTTCTTGGTGTTCCTTTGCCTTGCCTTCAGCCTGTCGAACCCCCGGCAGGCCAAAGCAGCCGGGACAACCCTTCCCGAGACCCGGGGCGTGTGGCTTGATGTTCGGAGCATTCCCAGGAACGAAGCGGAAATTGACCTGATCGTGGATCGTCTTCACGGAGCCAATTTCAACACGATATTCGTGGAATGTTTTTATATCGGTGAAACCATCTACCCTTCGCCCTATCTTGAATCACTGGGCATGAACCGGCAGAGGGGGGCCTTTATCGGTATGGATCCCTTACAAGCGCTGCTATCCTCGGCCCGGAAGCGCGGAATGTCGGTTCATGCCTGGCTTCATTTATTCTATATCGGACTGAACGAGCCAGGGCCCGTCCTTGCCGTTCACCCGGAATGGAGATCGATCAACCGGGATGGTACCACCGGTTACCGACGTGGAGTTAACTTTTTTTACTGGATCTGTCCGACCCAGCCCGGTGTTGTCGATTTTTACCGAGGCCTTGTAGAGGAATTAGTAACCCATTACCCCATCGACGGGGTCCAGATCGATTACGTCGAGATCCCCGACCTGTCAAGAGCAGACGCCGGGTATTCGGAGTTCGCCCGGAATGAATTCGCCGCGGAGCACGGAGTCGATCCACTCACCCTCGATCCCTACCTCCATCCCCAGCTTTATACCCAATGGATTCGCTACCGGACCGAGCAGGTTACCGCGGTGGTGGCGGGTATCGCCGAGTCGGTTCGCGCCATTCGGCCTGATGTGATAATTTCCGCCTCGATAATGCCCCAGGGCATGCCCATCGAACGCAATCCTTCCTACTTTCAGGATTGGCACCGCTGGGCGGAGAACGGTTATATCGACGTCGTTATTCCCATGGCTTACAGTTCCCGGGTGAACGAAATGCGGGGTATGTTGGTATGGGTCGAACATTTCCTTCGGGGAAGCGCCCCCTATTTTGCCGGGCTGCAGGCTTACCGACTGGACAGCCCGGAAGATCTTACCGTCCAGGTCAACGCCGCTCGCTCTCACAATCCATCCGGTGTCGTTGTTTTCGCTTGGCCTTACCTTACCGACACCTCACTCACGCTTCTTCGCCAGGTCTCGTTTCCCGTCCCGGCATTTCCCCTCAGCCGGGAGGACCTGGTCGCCCTGCGTCCGCTCAAGCCAAGCGACCCGGTTGCGTACCGTCACGAGCAGCCCCGGCGTATCGAAGCCCGATTTCTCCGGGACGCTCCCCCGCTTGACGCACCCCTCTCCCATCCGGCTTGGCAAAGTCTCTCCTGGCAGGGAGAATTCAGCCTGATCACCGGGGAAGGGGCGGCTGTGGAGCAAAGCATTGTCGCAGCGGGATATGACCGGGAACACCTCTATATTGTCCTACCGGTCAACGACGCGCACCCCAACACGGTCAAGGCCACCGTCACCAGACGGGATGGGCCGGTCTTCTATGACGACTCCATCGAGGTATTTCTTGATCCAGGACGAACCCTGAGCTTTTATTACCAACTGGCGGTCAATACTCTGGAAACCCAATACGACAGCTATTCGAGGGTTGGACCGGGCTGGAACGGGAGTTGGCAGGCGAGGGTAAGCCGGGCCGAAACCGGTTGGACAGCAATCCTGGCGGTACCCTTTACGGAACTGGGCCGGGAAACTCCCCGAGGCGGTGAGGTATGGGGTATCAATTTCAACCGAACCATGATTCGGACCGGCGAATTCAGCGGGTGGTCATACACACCGGGAACGTTTCACGCCCCTTCCTTCTTTGGAGAAATCATGTTCCTTGAATAG
- a CDS encoding zf-TFIIB domain-containing protein, producing MNCPVCKEVSLVMADRQGIEIDYCPQCRGVWLDRGELDRLIETATERMSGKSGGKRDEGRERPQEQRRDDDSRRDDDSRRGDDSRRGDDSRDSDRKRRRSFLGDIFDFG from the coding sequence ATGAATTGTCCCGTGTGTAAAGAGGTTAGTCTGGTGATGGCCGATCGGCAGGGGATCGAGATTGACTACTGCCCGCAATGCCGAGGGGTGTGGCTGGATCGCGGCGAGCTTGATCGCCTCATTGAGACCGCCACCGAACGCATGTCGGGGAAATCCGGCGGTAAGCGTGATGAAGGGCGTGAGCGCCCCCAAGAGCAACGCCGGGATGATGACAGCCGCCGGGATGATGACAGCCGCCGGGGTGATGACAGCCGCCGGGGTGATGACAGCCGCGATTCTGACCGTAAACGCCGCCGCTCATTCCTGGGAGACATATTTGACTTCGGCTGA
- a CDS encoding GNAT family N-acetyltransferase codes for MNGTSNQAKFELLQADSLPDALSQLLELHRLCFSHYVGVLPSERMFLEWYLKRPGSGPGNVFVFKEGDTLISAVFLTLTRFRLGNDWYPVGIIDTVMTHPDYRNRGLASQLMAHAETVMRRVGCRFGYLYTILSTSQFTLYEKLGYRDHKRVFHLLKQSTLDSPPSRVLPLAKPESLRPFLNRILETDNGFVPLDDAMWTWRKLVRPPSLPAYLFTTGEKELRGTLTVSLGKVTTGLGDWTKAAYLSDWAGLSPEDLASVLHLALTAIPPEVTIDTLCPIDNQAEWDILRRNGFEAATAESAMLFPLDPEAEELMKKNRPGRWYPLIESVVGI; via the coding sequence ATGAATGGAACAAGCAATCAGGCCAAGTTCGAACTGCTTCAAGCGGATAGCCTGCCGGATGCTCTGTCTCAACTCCTGGAACTGCACCGGCTCTGCTTCAGCCACTATGTCGGCGTTCTGCCTTCCGAGCGGATGTTTCTGGAATGGTATCTGAAAAGACCAGGGAGCGGTCCGGGGAATGTTTTCGTTTTCAAGGAGGGAGATACCTTGATTTCCGCTGTCTTCCTCACCCTGACCCGTTTCCGGCTGGGGAACGACTGGTACCCGGTGGGAATCATCGATACGGTGATGACCCACCCCGATTACCGCAATAGAGGCTTGGCCTCTCAATTGATGGCTCACGCGGAAACAGTCATGCGTCGGGTGGGTTGCCGCTTTGGCTATCTCTATACCATTCTGAGCACTTCCCAGTTCACCCTCTATGAAAAACTGGGATACCGTGACCACAAACGGGTTTTCCACCTGCTGAAACAGTCAACTCTCGATTCCCCACCCTCCAGGGTTCTGCCCCTGGCGAAACCGGAGAGTCTCCGGCCATTCCTTAACCGGATACTCGAAACCGATAACGGTTTTGTCCCCTTGGATGATGCGATGTGGACCTGGCGAAAACTCGTTCGCCCCCCTTCGCTCCCGGCCTACCTCTTCACTACCGGCGAAAAGGAACTGCGGGGCACCCTGACCGTAAGCCTGGGCAAAGTCACCACCGGTCTGGGTGACTGGACAAAAGCGGCCTACCTCAGTGACTGGGCTGGATTATCTCCGGAAGACCTCGCTTCCGTGCTACACTTGGCCCTGACTGCGATTCCACCTGAAGTGACCATCGATACCCTGTGTCCCATCGATAACCAGGCAGAGTGGGACATCCTCCGGAGAAACGGATTTGAGGCGGCTACCGCCGAGTCGGCCATGCTTTTCCCTCTGGATCCCGAGGCGGAAGAATTGATGAAAAAAAACCGACCAGGGAGATGGTATCCCCTGATCGAATCAGTGGTGGGCATATGA
- a CDS encoding 2-oxoacid:acceptor oxidoreductase family protein has product MQQKTFIRMSGLGGQGVVTAAHILGVAAVRSGLLSTVNPFFGAEKRLAPAESYVRIATRPIYERGEVLFPDIIMIFHPHVITLGKSYTMPFFDGLQPKGKIIINAPEPLPINEDELQRLAGLEAEIFYIPAMRLAMEIAGTELSTNIAMLGALLGVTDLVSSKALEESLAERFGGAKFIASGTTAALDDVLKSKFAKMAQLMEKNMAVMERAKSSVQAYAI; this is encoded by the coding sequence ATGCAACAGAAAACCTTCATTCGCATGTCGGGGCTGGGAGGGCAAGGGGTGGTTACCGCTGCTCATATCCTGGGCGTCGCCGCTGTCCGCTCCGGGTTGCTCAGCACCGTAAACCCGTTTTTTGGAGCGGAGAAAAGGCTTGCTCCTGCGGAAAGTTATGTGCGCATCGCCACACGACCGATTTACGAGCGGGGCGAAGTGCTTTTTCCTGATATCATTATGATTTTTCACCCTCATGTCATCACTTTGGGGAAAAGTTATACCATGCCTTTCTTCGATGGATTGCAGCCGAAGGGTAAGATAATCATCAATGCCCCGGAACCGCTTCCCATAAACGAAGATGAATTACAACGGTTGGCCGGTTTGGAAGCGGAAATTTTTTATATTCCGGCGATGCGGCTGGCCATGGAAATCGCCGGAACCGAGCTTTCCACCAATATAGCCATGCTTGGAGCGCTCCTTGGTGTTACTGACTTGGTTAGCAGTAAAGCCTTGGAGGAATCTTTGGCGGAGCGGTTCGGAGGAGCGAAATTTATCGCTTCCGGAACCACTGCCGCCCTGGACGATGTGTTAAAAAGTAAATTTGCCAAGATGGCCCAGCTGATGGAGAAGAACATGGCGGTAATGGAACGGGCCAAGAGTTCCGTACAAGCGTACGCGATTTGA